The Polynucleobacter sp. TSB-Sco08W16 genome includes a region encoding these proteins:
- the yihA gene encoding ribosome biogenesis GTP-binding protein YihA/YsxC, which translates to MSKLFQARFATTVNDTHCLPATPLREVAFAGRSNAGKSSALNVLCNQKRLAFASKTPGRTQHINYFGIFAKDDLLAYLVDLPGYGYAAVNHETKYHWNALLSDYLQEREQLVGMVLIVDSRRGITDLDEQMIQWFVPTGKPIHILLSKCDKLNKSECKHALEAVRKQLQQYDPALPDGTGESKQLTAQLFSSTKRIGLEEADNLIIKWLFEAETHEDEITS; encoded by the coding sequence ATGTCTAAACTCTTTCAAGCCCGATTCGCCACTACAGTCAATGACACCCATTGCCTGCCTGCTACCCCCTTGCGGGAGGTGGCCTTTGCTGGTCGCTCAAATGCGGGTAAATCCAGCGCCCTGAATGTCCTTTGCAACCAAAAAAGACTCGCTTTTGCTAGTAAAACCCCAGGACGCACCCAACATATCAATTATTTTGGAATCTTTGCAAAAGATGACCTTTTGGCTTACTTAGTCGATTTACCAGGCTATGGCTACGCTGCGGTCAATCATGAGACCAAATATCACTGGAATGCCCTTCTAAGCGACTATTTACAGGAGCGTGAGCAATTGGTCGGCATGGTACTGATCGTGGACTCTCGCCGGGGAATAACCGATCTGGATGAACAAATGATTCAATGGTTCGTGCCAACCGGTAAGCCGATCCATATTTTGCTCAGCAAATGCGACAAACTCAATAAGAGTGAATGTAAACATGCTCTTGAAGCTGTGCGCAAGCAACTACAACAATATGACCCTGCTTTGCCTGATGGCACGGGAGAATCAAAGCAACTTACGGCACAATTATTCTCTAGCACCAAACGCATTGGTCTTGAAGAGGCAGATAATTTAATTATTAAATGGCTATTTGAAGCAGAAACCCATGAAGATGAAATCACCAGTTAA
- a CDS encoding cytochrome c, whose amino-acid sequence MRQTSQISKFTSLRAGFAVLSIFALIGVSVPANAADAAPMAPAAEAAPAAEVKVAVPGKPKADLAAGEALYSAGDATRGVTACITCHGPKGQSAVGTWPKLSAQHAAYLTKQLKNFKEGTRANAIMMGMAATLTEQDMINISAFLVKQPVSQGVAQNKDTIELGQSIYRGGIAAKGVPACAACHSPNGAGIPAQYPRLGGQWADYTYAQLVAFGNGTRKNGPMMTTIAGKLSDAEMKAVSDYMAGLH is encoded by the coding sequence ATGCGTCAAACCTCTCAAATCTCCAAATTCACTAGCTTGCGTGCTGGATTTGCAGTCCTCTCTATTTTCGCCCTGATCGGTGTTTCTGTTCCAGCTAATGCGGCTGATGCTGCTCCTATGGCGCCTGCAGCAGAGGCAGCACCTGCTGCCGAAGTAAAGGTGGCAGTTCCAGGCAAGCCAAAGGCTGATTTAGCCGCTGGTGAAGCATTGTATTCAGCTGGTGATGCAACTCGGGGTGTAACTGCTTGTATTACCTGCCACGGTCCCAAAGGACAAAGTGCAGTGGGTACATGGCCGAAACTTTCTGCTCAGCATGCCGCTTACCTCACTAAGCAATTGAAAAACTTCAAAGAAGGTACTCGTGCCAATGCAATCATGATGGGTATGGCTGCTACTTTGACAGAGCAAGACATGATTAATATTTCAGCGTTCTTGGTAAAGCAACCAGTCTCACAAGGCGTTGCTCAAAATAAAGACACTATCGAGTTGGGTCAAAGCATTTATCGCGGCGGTATCGCTGCTAAAGGCGTTCCTGCTTGTGCTGCTTGTCATAGTCCAAACGGTGCTGGCATTCCTGCTCAATATCCACGCTTAGGTGGTCAGTGGGCTGACTATACATACGCCCAGTTAGTGGCATTTGGTAACGGTACGCGTAAGAATGGCCCAATGATGACTACCATTGCTGGCAAGCTTTCAGATGCAGAAATGAAAGCCGTTTCTGACTACATGGCTGGATTACATTAA
- the lysA gene encoding diaminopimelate decarboxylase has translation MTSKAIPIPHLSGFTERNGNWYAEEIPLADLAKEFGTPLYVYSKKALTEAYQAYDKACIDSKGKRRARVHYAMKANSNLAVIDCFKNLGAGFDLVSGGELARALAIGADPKSLVFAGVGKSSAEIATALQAGVKCINVESIAELHNINRVATKLNCRAPISLRVNPDVDAQTHPYISTGLKGNKFGIAYHEVLKTYREASQLSQIDVVGIDCHIGSQITTTAPYLDALDKVLDLVEHLKREGIVIHHLDLGGGLGISYSDETPPDITEFTNTLLNHVAERGFDHLDVVLEPGRSLVGNAGVLLTTVEYLKPGAEKNFCIVDAAMTELMRPALYEAHHGIVPVQAKQTKSLTYDIVGPVCESGDWLGRDRHLAVEEGDLLAILSAGAYGFVMASNYNTRPKPAEIMVDGKNAYVIRAREKTADLFATETVLPK, from the coding sequence ATGACTAGTAAAGCAATTCCTATTCCTCACTTATCTGGCTTTACTGAACGCAATGGCAATTGGTATGCCGAAGAAATTCCATTAGCAGATTTGGCAAAAGAGTTTGGTACGCCACTTTATGTCTACAGTAAAAAAGCGTTGACTGAGGCTTACCAGGCCTATGACAAAGCTTGTATTGATTCCAAAGGTAAGCGTCGTGCGCGTGTGCACTACGCCATGAAAGCCAATAGCAATTTAGCAGTCATCGATTGCTTTAAAAATTTGGGCGCTGGTTTTGACTTAGTTAGCGGCGGTGAATTAGCCCGTGCCCTAGCTATTGGCGCTGATCCCAAAAGCCTTGTGTTTGCTGGCGTTGGTAAATCTTCTGCAGAAATCGCAACCGCTTTGCAGGCTGGCGTTAAATGCATCAATGTTGAATCAATTGCTGAACTACACAACATTAATCGTGTTGCTACGAAATTAAACTGCCGTGCCCCAATTTCTTTACGCGTGAATCCTGATGTAGATGCACAAACTCACCCCTATATTTCTACGGGTTTAAAAGGAAATAAATTTGGTATCGCGTATCACGAAGTTTTAAAAACCTATCGTGAAGCATCGCAACTTTCACAGATTGATGTAGTCGGAATTGACTGTCATATTGGGTCGCAGATCACTACTACCGCACCTTACTTAGATGCCCTGGATAAGGTATTAGATCTAGTAGAACACCTCAAAAGAGAAGGCATTGTGATTCATCATCTGGATCTTGGCGGCGGACTCGGTATTTCTTATAGTGATGAAACTCCACCTGACATTACTGAGTTCACCAATACCCTGCTAAACCATGTAGCTGAACGCGGCTTTGACCATCTAGACGTAGTACTCGAGCCTGGGCGCTCACTAGTAGGCAATGCTGGCGTGCTTTTGACAACCGTCGAATATCTTAAGCCAGGCGCCGAGAAAAACTTCTGCATTGTCGATGCCGCGATGACTGAGCTCATGCGTCCAGCTCTTTATGAAGCTCACCATGGCATCGTGCCGGTGCAAGCCAAGCAAACAAAGAGCCTGACTTATGACATCGTTGGTCCAGTTTGCGAATCAGGCGACTGGCTTGGAAGAGATCGTCATCTTGCAGTTGAAGAAGGCGATCTATTAGCAATCCTCTCGGCTGGTGCTTATGGATTTGTGATGGCATCGAACTACAATACTCGCCCAAAGCCGGCAGAGATTATGGTTGATGGAAAAAATGCGTATGTTATTCGTGCGCGCGAAAAAACAGCTGACTTATTCGCTACTGAAACAGTTTTGCCAAAATAA
- a CDS encoding lipoprotein yields the protein MIAILNRALGISLLISLVGCGVRGPLYMPNVPPAPTPPTDPEPKGKLYPPQTPASTNPSSPAN from the coding sequence ATGATAGCGATTCTTAATAGAGCCCTCGGTATTAGCCTCCTAATATCCCTTGTAGGATGTGGGGTTAGGGGGCCTCTATATATGCCAAATGTACCCCCTGCTCCTACACCGCCTACCGATCCTGAGCCTAAGGGTAAGTTGTATCCGCCCCAGACTCCTGCTAGCACCAACCCCTCTTCCCCGGCTAATTAA
- the cyaY gene encoding iron donor protein CyaY, protein MQDSVMNPNNSGVETIDDKQFYQLGSNLLQSIEVALEAADDALDLDLDVERQGGNVINIRFRDKSVIVVNTQPPLHEIWVAAKSGGYHYRWAGTVAQPLWLDTKTGKELLSDLSEFASAQAGQTLKIGLIKS, encoded by the coding sequence ATGCAGGACTCTGTTATGAATCCAAATAATTCAGGCGTAGAAACCATTGATGACAAGCAGTTCTACCAATTGGGTAGCAATCTGTTGCAGTCGATTGAAGTTGCGCTGGAAGCTGCAGACGACGCATTAGATCTTGATTTGGATGTGGAGCGCCAGGGCGGAAATGTCATCAATATTCGCTTTCGGGATAAAAGCGTCATTGTGGTCAATACCCAGCCACCACTTCATGAAATTTGGGTGGCTGCTAAATCAGGCGGTTACCACTATCGCTGGGCTGGCACAGTAGCTCAACCCCTGTGGCTTGATACCAAAACTGGTAAAGAGCTCTTAAGTGACTTATCAGAATTTGCTAGTGCCCAAGCTGGGCAGACATTGAAGATCGGATTGATCAAATCCTAA